The Marinobacter salsuginis genomic interval CAGTGGCACCAACCTTCAGGCTCTCATTGAAGCCAGCCGAGAACGGGATTTCCCGGGGCAGATCGTTGCCGTTGGCTGCAACCAGCCCGGAGCATTTGCCCTCGAGCGCGCGGCCCAGGCCAACATCGAAACCTTTGTGGTCAACCACAAGAATTTCGAATCCCGGAATGAGTTCGATGCCTCCCTGATGGCGGAAATCCTCCGCTACAATCCGGACGTGATTGTTCTGGCAGGCTTCATGCGTATTCTGACCACCGACTTTGTCCGGGCTTTCCGGGGCAAGATGCTGAACATTCACCCCTCATTGCTGCCCAAGTACACCGGGCTCAACACGCACCGCAGGGCACTGGAAGCGGGTGATAGGGTTCACGGCGTCTCTATCCACTTCGTCACCGAAGAGCTGGATGGCGGCCCGGTCATTGCCCAGGCAGAGGTGTCGATTGCTTCCGATGACACACCCGAAAGCCTCGCGGAGAAGGTCCAGACCAAGGAGCACATCCTTTACCCTATCGTTGTGCGCTGGTTCTGCGAAGGCCGGATTCAACTGGGCAGCGATTATGTGCTGTTCGACGGCGAACCGCTGAACGCGCCCATGCGCCTGCCGGACAACTGATACCTCCCCTGAACGAATTGTCATCCCCGCACTCGCTCCAAGCAGCTACACTGTCGCCATTGATGACGGTAATGGTTCGGGAATGACAAGATGCTTTCACGACGACTCACCAGAGCAGGCTTGGCGGTCTTGCTGGCCTGCCTCGGCATTCTGGCCGGGCCGGCCAATCTGCACGCACAGACTGAAGCCGACCTGACCCCTTTCGAGGCCAGCTACACCGCAGCCATGGAAAAGGGGCTCTCCCTCAATGGTACTGCAAAGCGCACACTTACCTCCCAGGGCAACGACATCTGGCTTTACCGGACGGATGTCGATTCCTTTATCGTGAGTATCGACGAATCGCTCGTATTCCGCTGGGAGGACGGACACGTCATACCCATGCGATACCGGTACCGACTATCCGGTTTTCTGATCAGCGACCGAAAGCAATCGATCGACTTTGACTGGTCCGCAGGCGTCGCAAGCGGGGAATACAAGGGCAAGCGCTTTGAACTACCACTTGAGGAAGGGCTTCTGGACCCGCTGGGTTATCAGCTTCAGCTGCATCAGGATATCAAGAACGGCAAGCGGGATATGACCTATCGGGTGCTGGACGGCAACTCCATAGATACCGATCGCTTCGCGGTGATCAACGGCGAGAAGATAAACACGGGCAGCAAACAGAGAAGCACGCTCAAGGCAGAGAAGGTCCGCGAGGACTCGAAGCGCCAGACCCTGATGTGGTTTTCGCCGGAGCAGAATTACCTGCTCGTCCGGCTCAGACAGGTGGAGCCGGACGGCAGCACCTACGAGCTGAAACTCAAGGAAGCGGAGTTCGAGCGCTAGACGCTGCGCCCGGCCTCCCGCCACACCGCCTTGACCTCATCAGCAATGATCCGAAGACCTTCGGCGACCCGGTCGTCGTCCTGTGAATAGGTAACGCGCAGGCACTCGTGCCGGTGCCTCCAGCCATCCTCGGGCAACCCCGGGAAGAAATAATGCCCGGAAACCACCAGGACACCCCGGCTTTTCAGCCTCTGGTACAGTTCCAGGCTGGTAATCGGCAGGTCCGGGAACCAGAGCCACAGGAACATGGCGCCTTCGGGTTTGTGGACGTACCAGCGGCAGCTGTCCTCACCCATGGCCTCCCGGAAAGCCGCCACCGCCCGCTCCATCTTCGCCTTGTAGAAGGGGCAAACCACATCCCGGCTCAGGGACAGGATCTCACCGGAGCGAACCAGCGGCTCCGCCAGCATGGCACCAAAGCTGCCAGTCGCCAGATTCATGATGGCGTTGATACCGGAAAGCGCCTTGATCACGGGCTCGGCCGCAATCACGATACCGGTCCTCGCCGCCGGCAAACCCAGCTTCGAAAGGCTCAGACAGAGGATAATCTGGTCGTTCCAGGTCGGCGTTGCATCAACGAACAACAAGCTCGGGAAGGGCGTGCCGTAGGCTCCGTCAACGATCAGCGGAACATCGTGCTGCCGGGCAAGCTCTTCGAGCCGCGCAAGCTCCTCATCCGTGACAACGTTTCCAGTAGGATTGGTTGGCCGCGACACACAGATGGCGCCGGTTTCTCCGGTAACCTCCACCGCATCAAAATCCACCCGATACTTGAATTCGTGGGCATCGGTGAAGGAGATGTCCGGCTGAACCGCGTGGAACAGTCCCGGTTCGATGCCAGCGTCGGCGTAGCCGATATACTCGGGCGCCAGTGGCAACAGGATATGCTTGCGTTGTCCTTCGCCATAATCGCCGCCAAACATGTTGAAGAGCATGAAGAAGGCCGCCTGACTGCCGTTGGTCAGGGCAATATTCTCGGGCTTCAACCCCCAGTCGTATTCCCGGTTAAGCAGTTCGGCGAGCGAGGCGATAAACTGTTTTTCACCCTGGGGCGGATCGTAGATGCCGACCAAACGGCGAACGTCGCCCTCACTACGACTCATATCGGCCAGAATTTCCTGCACCCGCTGCTGAATCTCGGGAATGTGCCCTGGATTACCGCCACCCATCATGATCATGTCATCTCCGGATGCCATGGCGTTACCCAGGTCATCCATCAGAGACGTGATGCCGGCATCGGCGGTGAACTTGCGACCAAAAGCAGAGAGTTTCATGGGGTTAAATCCATCTGACCTAATCTGAGAATAAGGAGTACTACCGGAAGTGTAGCTTGCTTCTTCACCCTGCGTTTATTCGCTGAGCGAGATACCGAGGTTACTGACGCCCTCGTTGGCGGCGTCTTCCCGAAGCCGAGCCACAAACTGATCGGTCGGCGTACGCTGGCGTTTCAGAGCCAGGATCAGGTCCCGCTGGAAGGTTTTGTCTTCCTTCATTAGCGGATGGTGATCGAGCAAACGAACAAGTTCGTCCTCCTCCAGATCCTCGCCCTCCGACAGCTCAATAAAGTTCATCACGGTTCCGGTAGCCATCTGCGAGGCATCGGTGGCCCGGTGCTTGGCCGGGTTGAGCCGGTTCAGCAGGGCCTGCTCCAGTAGCTGACAGAAGTCGAAGGCCGGGTAAACGCCGTAGGCATCGTAGGCTTCGACATCTGGCGACAGGGTTTCCAGTTTCGCAAGTAGCTGGGGAATGGCGGATTCCGAGACGTCTTTCTGAAGCATGTCCCAGCCCAGATCCAGAAGCTGGCGCATTTTGGCACCTGTTTTCAGGCCCATGGCGTCGGAAAACAACGCGTAATTCGGGAATGAGCGCTCAGCCAGAGCAAGCAGGAAGGCGCATTCGCGCCAGCCCTGCAGTTGTGAAACGGCTTTCAGGAACTGATTGGCGTTCATGTCCTGGGCAGGGTCACGCCGGTCTGGCCGAGGTACTTGCCGCCGCGATCCTTGTAGCTGGTTTCACAGATTTCGTCAGATTCGAAGAACAGCATCTGGGCCACGCCTTCGTTGGCGTAGATCTTGGCCGGGAGGTTGGTGGTGTTGGAAAACTCCAGCGTAACCTGGCCTTCCCATTCCGGCTCCAGCGGGGTGACGTTGACGATGATGCCACAGCGGGCATAGGTGGATTTGCCCAGACAGATGGTCAGCACGCTTCGCGGGATGCGGAAGTATTCAACGGTGCGAGCCAGTGCAAAGGAGTTCGGCGGGATGATGCAGACGTCGCCGGTGTAGTTGACGAAGCTGTTTTCGTCGAAGTTCTTCGGGTCCACGGTGGCGGAGTGGACGTTGGTGAAGATTTTGAATTCGTTGCTGCAGCGTACGTCGTAGCCGTAGCTGGAGGTGCCGTAGGAGATCACGCGGCCTTTTTCGGTTTCACGAACCTGTCCGCTTTCGAACGGTTCGATCATGCCGTGTTGTTCGGACATCCGGCGAATCCACTTGTCGGATTTGATGCTCATTGGCGAAGTCTCGTATCCACTGGGAAAATTGGGGCGTAGTTTACCTGTTCACTCGGGGTCTGTCGAAGCCCACGGAGGTTCCGCCTTAAGAGGGCTGCGACTGTTATTCAGGACTTCACCATTGGCGGGCTACGCCCACAGGGGCAGCCTTCCAAAAACCGCTACGAGCACATCCATGTGCGCTTGGCGAAGGCCATCCATGGCCTTCGACATTTTTGGAAGGCTGCCCCTGCGGCCGTGATCAAGCCAGTGAGTTAACCGCCGCAGTTCTGCACAACGCCTCAGTGCTCGGTCACAGAAACACTTGAGATCGAACCGGAAAGGTTCCGCTCCCTAGTGGACAGTTCAGCCCCTACCCTTCTCGCGATATCGCGATAACGGCGGGCCACTTCGGAGTCCGGTTCGGCGATCACGGAGGGGGTGCCGCCATCGGTTTGCTCCCGGATGGTCATGTGCAGGGGCAGCTGGCCTAGGAGTGTGGTGTCGTATTCCTCAGCAATGCGTTCGCCGCCGCCGTGGCCGAACAATGGCTCTTCGTGGCCACAATTGCTGCAGATGTGGACGCTCATGTTTTCGACCACGCCCAGCACCGGGATGTCGACTTTTCGGAACATTTCAATGCCTTTTTTGCCGTCCAGGAGTGCAATATCCTGGGGTGTGGTGACGATGACGGCGCCGGTTACCGGGACTTTCTGGGCCAGGGTGAGCTGAATGTCGCCGGTGCCGGGGGGCATGTCGACAATGAGGTAGTCGAGTTCGTTCCAGAGGGTCTGCTGGAGCAACTGCATCACGGCGCCGCTGACCATGGGGCCGCGCCAGACCATGGGGGTTTTCTCGGTGACGACGAAGGCCATGGAGTTGGCCTGGAGTCCGTGGGCGTCCATTGGGACGAAGTATTTGTTTTCGCGGGTATCCGGGCGTTTACCTTCAGGCACGCCGAGCATCATGCCGATGCTGGGGCCGTAGATGTCGGCGTCGAGGATGCCGACCCGTGCACCTTCGGCCTGGAGAGCCAGAGCCAGGTTGACGGCGGTGGTGGATTTGCCGACACCGCCCTTGCCGGAGGCGACGGCGATGATGTTTTTCACGCCGGGGACCGAGGGCAGGTCTTTCTGGACTTTGTAGGAGTGGATTTTCTGGCCCACGTGGACGTCCACGTTCTCGACACCATCGACGTCTTCCAGGGCGTTACCGACCAGCTGTTTCAGGGCTCCTGCGATGCCTTTCGAGGGGTATGGCAGCTCGACCATGAGGGTAACGTTCCCGTTGTCGTCGGCATTGAGGGATTTAACGGCACCCAGTTCGTAGAGGTCCTTGTTGAGGTAGGGATCGCGGTACTCGCGAACCGCTGCTTGCAGGGCCTGCTCTGAAATCTGTGTCATCGGGTTCTCCGGAATAAGCTCATGCTCGATTTTAAGCACGGAAACAGGTGATTCGGGTGAAAATTATCTGCTCGGAAGGTATCATCTGTGCCCGTTTCTGACCATATGGGGTCTTTATCTGGGGCAATCAATCAAGACAGCCGCCAGTCCCCGTTTTGTTTTTCCAACCCGTGTCAACATAAGGTTCGGACATCACCATGACGCAAGCGAGCAAGCAACAGCGCGATATTCTGGTTACCAGCGCCCTGCCGTACGCCAACGGCCCTATCCATCTGGGGCACCTGCTGGAATACATTCAGACCGATATCTGGGTGCGCTACCAGAAGATGCGTGGCCAGAACTGTTACTACGTTTGCGCCGACGATGCCCATGGCACCGCCATCATGCTCCGCGCGGAGCGGGAAGGCATTACGTCCGAGCAGCTGATCGACCGGATCCGTGAGGAGCACCAGGAAGATTTCGCCGGGTTCCATATCCGCTTCGACAACTATTACACCACCCACTCCGAGGAGAATCGTCAGTTCTCGGAGTACATCTACCGTCAGCTTCAAGAAAACGGACACATTGCCACGCGCAAGATTACCCAGTCCTACGATCCGGAAAAGAACATGTTCCTGGCGGATCGCTTTATCAAGGGCACCTGCCCCAAGTGCAAGACCGAGGATCAGTACGGTGATAACTGTGAGGCCTGTGGCGCGACCTACACGCCGGCCGAGCTGATCAATCCGCGCTCGGCGGTCTCCGGAGCCACACCGATCGAGAAGGAATCCGAGCACTATTTCTTCAAGCTGCCAGATTTCCAGGATTTCCTCGCCAAGTGGACCCGCAGCGGAACGCTGCAGCCCCAGGTGGCCAACAAGCTGGCTGAATGGCTGGACGCAGGTCTGCAGGAATGGGACATCAGCCGTGATGCGCCCTACTTCGGTTTCGAGATTCCGGACGCTCCGGGCAAGTACTTCTATGTCTGGCTGGACGCGCCGATCGGTTACCTGGCGAGCTTCAAGAACCTCTGCAACCGGGAAGGCATCGATTTCGAGCACTTCTGGAAGGCCGATTCCACCGCTGAGGTCTACCACTTCATCGGCAAGGACATCATCAACTTCCACGCGCTGTTCTGGCCGTCGATGCTGCACGATGCAGGCTTCCGCACGCCGACCGCGGTGTGGGCCCACGGTTTTGTCACCGTTAACGGGAAGAAGATGTCCAAGTCCCGGGGCACGTTTATCATGGCGCGCACCTATCTGGACCATCTGAACCCGGAATACCTGCGCTACTACTTCGCCGCCAAGCTGACCGGCAGCGTGGATGACATGGACCTGAACCTGGAAGACTTTGCTGCCCGGGTGAACTCGGATCTGGTGGGCAAGGTGGTGAATATTGCCAGCCGCAGCGCCGGTTTCATTACCAAGCGCTTTGAAGGCCAGCTTGGCCAGGTGACCGAGCACGCCAAACTGAAAGAATTCATCGAAGCCGGCAAGGAAATCGAGGAATTCTACGAGACCCGCGAATTCGGCCGCGCGATGCGCCGGATCATGGAACTGGCGGACATTGCCAACCAGTATGTTAACGACGAGCAGCCCTGGGTGATTGCCAAGCAGGAAGGCCAGGACGAGAACCTGCAGGCTATCTGTACCAACGCCATCAACATGTTCCATCTTCTGATGACCTATCTGGCGCCGGTACTGCCGGAAACTGCCAAGGCGTCCGAGACGTTCCTGAATGCGCCGCTGGACTGGACTAACCGCGGCGAGCGCCTGGAAAACCACGGTATCAACAAGTTCAAACCGCTGATGAACCGCGTGGACATGGCCCAGATCGAGAAAATGCTGGACGCCTCCAAGGAGGAATTGCCTGCAGCGACCGGCAAACCGGCGCCTGCTGCCAATCTGGAGCCGATCGCAGATGAAATAGAATTTGGCGATTTCGCGAAAGTGGATCTTCGGGTGGTTAAAATTGTCAAAGCCGAGCATGTGGACGGCGCCGACAAGCTTCTTCGCCTCACCCTTGACGTAGGGCATGGCGAGCGCAACGTGTTTGCTGGTATCAAGTCAGCCTACAATCCGGAAGAACTCGAGGGGCGCCTGACGGTGATGGTCGCTAACCTCAAGCCACGGAAGATGAAGTTCGGGATGTCCGAGGGCATGGTTCTGGCGGCCGGCCCCGGCGGCAAGGACATCTTCATCCTGTCCCCGGATTCCGGCGCCACCCCCGGCATGCGGGTCATGTAAGGGCGACCTGGCAGAGCTGGCAGGGGCCAATGGAGCAAGGTAAATGACGGAATATCTGCTGATTCTGGTCAGCACCATTCTGGTGAACAATTTTGTGCTGGTTCAGTTTCTGGGCCTGTGCCCGTTCATGGGTGTGTCCGGAAAGCTGGAAACGGCCATGGGTATGTCCCTGGCTACCACCTTCGTGCTGACCCTGGCGTCGGTTTGCAGTTACCTTGCCTACACCTATCTGCTTGAGCCGCTGGACCTGGCGTTTCTGAGAACCATCACGTTCATTCTGGTGATTGCCGTGGTGGTGCAGTTCACCGAAATGGTGGTTCGCAAGACAAGCCCGTTGCTCTATCGGGTGCTGGGTATTTTCCTTCCGCTGATCACCACGAACTGCGCGGTGCTCGGCGTTGCCCTTCTGAACATCAACAAGAACAACAACTTCGTTGAATCGGTTTTGTATGGCTTTGGCGCAGCAGCGGGCTTTTCCATGGTTCTGGTGCTGTTTGCCGCCATGCGTGAGCGCATCGCCGTGGCCGATGTTCCGGTTGCGTTTCGGGGTGCAGCTATCGGCCTTGTTACGGCCGGGCTGATGGCTCTGGCTTTCCTGGGCTTTGGCGGCCTG includes:
- the purN gene encoding phosphoribosylglycinamide formyltransferase, whose protein sequence is MKADQTPLPKILVLASGSGTNLQALIEASRERDFPGQIVAVGCNQPGAFALERAAQANIETFVVNHKNFESRNEFDASLMAEILRYNPDVIVLAGFMRILTTDFVRAFRGKMLNIHPSLLPKYTGLNTHRRALEAGDRVHGVSIHFVTEELDGGPVIAQAEVSIASDDTPESLAEKVQTKEHILYPIVVRWFCEGRIQLGSDYVLFDGEPLNAPMRLPDN
- a CDS encoding DUF3108 domain-containing protein, which gives rise to MLSRRLTRAGLAVLLACLGILAGPANLHAQTEADLTPFEASYTAAMEKGLSLNGTAKRTLTSQGNDIWLYRTDVDSFIVSIDESLVFRWEDGHVIPMRYRYRLSGFLISDRKQSIDFDWSAGVASGEYKGKRFELPLEEGLLDPLGYQLQLHQDIKNGKRDMTYRVLDGNSIDTDRFAVINGEKINTGSKQRSTLKAEKVREDSKRQTLMWFSPEQNYLLVRLRQVEPDGSTYELKLKEAEFER
- a CDS encoding valine--pyruvate transaminase, with amino-acid sequence MKLSAFGRKFTADAGITSLMDDLGNAMASGDDMIMMGGGNPGHIPEIQQRVQEILADMSRSEGDVRRLVGIYDPPQGEKQFIASLAELLNREYDWGLKPENIALTNGSQAAFFMLFNMFGGDYGEGQRKHILLPLAPEYIGYADAGIEPGLFHAVQPDISFTDAHEFKYRVDFDAVEVTGETGAICVSRPTNPTGNVVTDEELARLEELARQHDVPLIVDGAYGTPFPSLLFVDATPTWNDQIILCLSLSKLGLPAARTGIVIAAEPVIKALSGINAIMNLATGSFGAMLAEPLVRSGEILSLSRDVVCPFYKAKMERAVAAFREAMGEDSCRWYVHKPEGAMFLWLWFPDLPITSLELYQRLKSRGVLVVSGHYFFPGLPEDGWRHRHECLRVTYSQDDDRVAEGLRIIADEVKAVWREAGRSV
- a CDS encoding YjaG family protein — its product is MNANQFLKAVSQLQGWRECAFLLALAERSFPNYALFSDAMGLKTGAKMRQLLDLGWDMLQKDVSESAIPQLLAKLETLSPDVEAYDAYGVYPAFDFCQLLEQALLNRLNPAKHRATDASQMATGTVMNFIELSEGEDLEEDELVRLLDHHPLMKEDKTFQRDLILALKRQRTPTDQFVARLREDAANEGVSNLGISLSE
- the dcd gene encoding dCTP deaminase, with amino-acid sequence MSIKSDKWIRRMSEQHGMIEPFESGQVRETEKGRVISYGTSSYGYDVRCSNEFKIFTNVHSATVDPKNFDENSFVNYTGDVCIIPPNSFALARTVEYFRIPRSVLTICLGKSTYARCGIIVNVTPLEPEWEGQVTLEFSNTTNLPAKIYANEGVAQMLFFESDEICETSYKDRGGKYLGQTGVTLPRT
- the apbC gene encoding iron-sulfur cluster carrier protein ApbC; this encodes MTQISEQALQAAVREYRDPYLNKDLYELGAVKSLNADDNGNVTLMVELPYPSKGIAGALKQLVGNALEDVDGVENVDVHVGQKIHSYKVQKDLPSVPGVKNIIAVASGKGGVGKSTTAVNLALALQAEGARVGILDADIYGPSIGMMLGVPEGKRPDTRENKYFVPMDAHGLQANSMAFVVTEKTPMVWRGPMVSGAVMQLLQQTLWNELDYLIVDMPPGTGDIQLTLAQKVPVTGAVIVTTPQDIALLDGKKGIEMFRKVDIPVLGVVENMSVHICSNCGHEEPLFGHGGGERIAEEYDTTLLGQLPLHMTIREQTDGGTPSVIAEPDSEVARRYRDIARRVGAELSTRERNLSGSISSVSVTEH
- the metG gene encoding methionine--tRNA ligase, which produces MTQASKQQRDILVTSALPYANGPIHLGHLLEYIQTDIWVRYQKMRGQNCYYVCADDAHGTAIMLRAEREGITSEQLIDRIREEHQEDFAGFHIRFDNYYTTHSEENRQFSEYIYRQLQENGHIATRKITQSYDPEKNMFLADRFIKGTCPKCKTEDQYGDNCEACGATYTPAELINPRSAVSGATPIEKESEHYFFKLPDFQDFLAKWTRSGTLQPQVANKLAEWLDAGLQEWDISRDAPYFGFEIPDAPGKYFYVWLDAPIGYLASFKNLCNREGIDFEHFWKADSTAEVYHFIGKDIINFHALFWPSMLHDAGFRTPTAVWAHGFVTVNGKKMSKSRGTFIMARTYLDHLNPEYLRYYFAAKLTGSVDDMDLNLEDFAARVNSDLVGKVVNIASRSAGFITKRFEGQLGQVTEHAKLKEFIEAGKEIEEFYETREFGRAMRRIMELADIANQYVNDEQPWVIAKQEGQDENLQAICTNAINMFHLLMTYLAPVLPETAKASETFLNAPLDWTNRGERLENHGINKFKPLMNRVDMAQIEKMLDASKEELPAATGKPAPAANLEPIADEIEFGDFAKVDLRVVKIVKAEHVDGADKLLRLTLDVGHGERNVFAGIKSAYNPEELEGRLTVMVANLKPRKMKFGMSEGMVLAAGPGGKDIFILSPDSGATPGMRVM
- the rsxA gene encoding electron transport complex subunit RsxA, producing the protein MTEYLLILVSTILVNNFVLVQFLGLCPFMGVSGKLETAMGMSLATTFVLTLASVCSYLAYTYLLEPLDLAFLRTITFILVIAVVVQFTEMVVRKTSPLLYRVLGIFLPLITTNCAVLGVALLNINKNNNFVESVLYGFGAAAGFSMVLVLFAAMRERIAVADVPVAFRGAAIGLVTAGLMALAFLGFGGLVSV